A genomic region of Bernardetia sp. ABR2-2B contains the following coding sequences:
- a CDS encoding lipoate--protein ligase has protein sequence MKIIFSPSHYPFFNLALEEYLSNFTNKESEYLLFYRNEPSLVMGKNQNAWEEMNYNYLQSQNIFLSRRISGGGTVYHDLNNLNFSYIKPLDTKLVANYDSLLIPIVEFLKTLSLEANIGQRSDIWLKNSKGEKRKITGTAQYTNKNRFITHGTLLFDTNLEKLEKAITIPTNIEVSSKSLKSVRSKVINIKEALENKDSEPILTIEHFEEKLAHFILLYFNKPVHIHALTQEEVKQIEKLATEKYKSFEWVWGRSPASEIIRKVNFKNQEYSIKIKLNRGATIQEISTADEFLNTQLQNLVDRIYKRESLEEILLPIGFEEGDLKFWF, from the coding sequence TTGAAAATCATCTTTTCGCCCTCTCATTATCCATTTTTTAACCTCGCTTTAGAGGAATATTTATCTAACTTCACAAACAAAGAAAGTGAGTATTTGCTTTTTTATAGAAATGAACCCTCTTTGGTAATGGGAAAAAACCAAAATGCTTGGGAAGAAATGAATTATAATTATTTACAATCTCAAAATATTTTTCTTTCTCGTCGTATTTCGGGTGGTGGAACGGTTTATCACGATTTGAATAATCTGAATTTTAGTTATATAAAACCACTTGATACAAAATTGGTCGCTAATTACGATTCACTTTTAATTCCTATTGTAGAGTTTTTGAAAACGCTAAGTTTGGAAGCAAATATAGGTCAGCGTTCGGATATTTGGCTAAAAAACAGCAAAGGAGAAAAACGAAAAATTACAGGAACAGCTCAATACACTAATAAGAATCGTTTTATTACACACGGAACACTTCTTTTCGATACAAACTTGGAAAAGCTAGAAAAAGCTATAACAATTCCTACAAACATAGAAGTTAGTTCAAAAAGTCTCAAATCAGTTCGAAGTAAAGTAATTAATATCAAAGAAGCTTTAGAAAATAAGGATTCTGAACCTATCTTGACCATAGAGCATTTTGAAGAAAAATTAGCTCATTTTATTTTGTTGTATTTTAATAAACCTGTTCACATACACGCACTTACACAAGAAGAAGTAAAGCAAATAGAGAAACTAGCGACAGAGAAATATAAATCCTTTGAATGGGTTTGGGGGCGTTCACCAGCGAGTGAAATTATTAGAAAAGTTAATTTCAAAAATCAAGAATATTCTATCAAAATAAAATTAAATAGAGGCGCAACTATTCAAGAAATTAGTACGGCAGATGAGTTTTTAAATACTCAGTTACAAAATTTAGTAGATAGAATCTATAAAAGAGAAAGTTTGGAAGAAATTCTTTTACCAATTGGATTTGAAGAAGGAGATTTAAAATTTTGGTTTTGA
- a CDS encoding arylamine N-acetyltransferase, protein MNTEKYLKRINYTQKIEINLQTLNSLQEAHLKTIPFENLDIHNNKKIELHNDSIFDKIVENKRGGFCYELNSLFYQLLKELGFDAKIISAKVYKGTGNISRSENYGREYDHLAIIVSFFNKEYLVDVGFGKFSLHPLLIELDILQKDMIGNFIFDKFDDEYFRINELIKDEITPQYIFTKKERDLTEFKEMCLFHQTSSDSHFTKKKVISMLSTDGRITLNDNQLKITKGSQSKETNFDGSKEQFEKLLYQYFGTKL, encoded by the coding sequence ATGAATACAGAAAAATATCTCAAACGAATAAATTATACTCAGAAAATAGAGATAAATTTACAAACTCTAAATTCCTTACAAGAAGCACATTTAAAAACGATTCCTTTTGAAAACTTAGATATTCATAACAACAAAAAAATAGAGCTCCATAATGATTCTATTTTTGATAAAATAGTAGAAAATAAGCGAGGTGGTTTTTGTTATGAACTCAATAGTCTTTTTTATCAGTTATTGAAAGAGCTAGGCTTTGATGCTAAAATAATTTCTGCTAAAGTGTATAAAGGAACTGGAAATATCAGTCGTTCGGAAAATTATGGAAGAGAATACGACCACTTAGCTATTATTGTATCTTTCTTTAATAAAGAATATTTAGTAGACGTTGGTTTTGGTAAGTTTTCTCTACATCCTTTGCTTATTGAACTAGATATTTTACAGAAAGATATGATTGGAAATTTTATTTTTGATAAATTTGATGATGAATATTTCAGAATAAATGAATTGATAAAAGATGAAATCACTCCTCAATATATTTTTACAAAAAAAGAACGAGATTTGACAGAATTTAAAGAAATGTGTCTATTTCATCAGACAAGTTCAGATTCTCATTTTACAAAGAAGAAAGTTATTTCTATGTTAAGTACAGATGGAAGAATAACTTTAAATGACAATCAATTAAAAATTACAAAGGGAAGTCAATCAAAAGAAACTAACTTTGATGGAAGTAAAGAGCAATTTGAAAAGCTACTTTATCAATATTTTGGTACAAAACTATAA
- a CDS encoding endonuclease/exonuclease/phosphatase family protein, translating into MLDFFLSILKWLLIGPALFCLIGTVFSFIKNESWWVRGFDFPRIQMLVIIVFSAVLLYFFNEVVLVKYILWAALFVALCFHSWVIFPYSPLASKNVKNAENVTENTLNISVLVSNVLMHNRETQKLKSLIKRENPDIVFMVETDHWWAEQMEYLKEEYPYQLLKPIDNTYGLLFYSKKEPTKLDFNYYVQDDVPSIIATFKLDKDSKETFDFYGIHPRPPAPEEAKTSIPRDAELVMVGKEIEKKDNPTIVAGDFNDVAWSHTSRLFRRLGNLLDPRIGRGMYSTFHADYALLRWPLDHIFHSDEFQVIEIKKLEHVGSDHFPIFINLAYIPKEKHTQEEPEPEKDDEEEAKKKVKKAQLDNTTAL; encoded by the coding sequence ATGCTTGATTTTTTTCTTTCTATTTTAAAATGGCTTCTTATTGGCCCTGCTCTTTTTTGTTTGATAGGAACTGTTTTTAGCTTTATCAAAAACGAATCTTGGTGGGTACGTGGTTTTGATTTCCCTCGTATTCAAATGCTTGTCATTATCGTTTTTTCAGCTGTCTTACTCTATTTTTTCAATGAAGTTGTTCTGGTTAAATATATCTTATGGGCAGCTCTCTTTGTTGCACTTTGTTTTCATAGTTGGGTAATTTTTCCTTATTCTCCATTAGCTTCTAAAAACGTAAAAAATGCAGAAAATGTAACAGAAAATACTTTGAATATTAGCGTTTTGGTTTCAAATGTATTAATGCATAATAGAGAAACTCAAAAATTAAAATCACTTATAAAAAGAGAAAATCCAGATATAGTTTTTATGGTCGAAACCGACCATTGGTGGGCAGAACAAATGGAATATTTAAAAGAAGAATATCCTTATCAGCTTCTAAAGCCTATCGATAATACTTATGGACTTTTGTTTTATTCGAAAAAAGAGCCTACCAAATTAGATTTTAATTATTATGTTCAAGATGATGTCCCTTCTATCATTGCTACCTTCAAGTTAGATAAAGATAGCAAAGAAACTTTTGATTTTTATGGAATCCATCCTCGTCCTCCTGCGCCAGAAGAAGCAAAAACATCTATTCCTCGTGATGCAGAACTAGTTATGGTAGGAAAAGAAATTGAGAAAAAAGACAATCCTACTATTGTAGCTGGTGATTTTAATGATGTAGCGTGGTCGCATACTTCACGTCTTTTTAGAAGGTTAGGCAATTTGCTTGACCCACGAATTGGACGAGGAATGTATAGCACTTTTCACGCTGATTATGCTCTTTTGCGTTGGCCTCTTGACCATATTTTTCATTCCGATGAGTTTCAAGTTATTGAGATAAAAAAACTAGAGCATGTCGGCTCTGACCATTTCCCTATCTTCATTAATTTAGCTTACATTCCTAAAGAAAAACATACCCAAGAAGAGCCAGAACCAGAAAAAGATGATGAGGAAGAAGCTAAAAAAAAAGTCAAAAAAGCGCAGCTAGATAATACAACAGCTTTATAA
- a CDS encoding dehydrogenase E1 component subunit alpha/beta: MIFDRTDISDEQLIHLYKSLLKPRLIEDRMLIALRQGKISKWFSGYGQEAISVGIAEAIQTDEYLLPLHRNLGLFTSRKIELEKLFAQFQGKKEGFTKGRDRSFHFGTNEHHIVGMISHLGPQLTVANGIALADVLENKKRITVTFTGDGGTSQGDFHEALNVAAVWDLPTIFVVENNGYGLSTPSHEQFRCKQFIDKGIGYGMKAVQVDGNNLLEVYSTVKKLAEEMRENPRPVLLEMITFRMRGHEEASGTKYVPKELFEVWEKKDPVMNYEKFLIENDILTEEKTKEIREEFFSTIKKALDTALELPKIVPNTEEEEADMYAPHEQELIAPISSSQTQKRLIDAISDSLRQSMERYPRMTIMGQDVADYGGVFKITDGFVEQFGKERVRNTPLCESAIVGASLGLSIRGWKAVMEMQFADFVTCGFNQIINNLAKSHYRWGQNADVVVRMPTGAGVAAGPFHSQSNEAWFAHTPGLKVVYPSSPYDAKGLLNASIEDPNPIIFFEHKALYRAISEDIYDDYYTLPIGKAATVSEGEDVSIITYGMGVHWAKKAAQELNEELGENHSLEIIDLRTLLPWDKETVSETVKKTGKVIILHEDCLTGGIGGEISAWIAEHHFTNLDAPIMREGSLDTAVPFSADLEKNFLPYERFVDKLKKLIQY; the protein is encoded by the coding sequence ATGATTTTTGATAGAACTGATATTTCTGATGAACAGCTTATTCATTTGTATAAATCACTTCTGAAACCTCGTTTGATTGAAGATAGAATGCTGATTGCACTTCGTCAGGGCAAGATTTCAAAATGGTTTTCGGGTTACGGACAAGAAGCTATCTCGGTCGGAATTGCAGAAGCCATTCAAACAGACGAATATTTATTACCACTTCACAGAAACTTAGGTCTCTTTACATCTCGTAAGATAGAACTTGAAAAGCTTTTTGCACAGTTTCAAGGCAAAAAAGAAGGTTTTACAAAAGGTAGAGATAGGTCTTTCCATTTTGGAACAAACGAACATCATATTGTCGGAATGATTTCGCATTTAGGGCCTCAACTGACTGTTGCTAATGGAATTGCTTTAGCTGATGTTTTGGAAAATAAAAAACGTATTACGGTTACTTTTACTGGCGATGGAGGTACTTCACAAGGAGATTTTCATGAAGCCTTAAACGTAGCTGCCGTTTGGGATTTGCCTACCATTTTTGTTGTAGAGAATAACGGTTATGGACTTTCTACGCCAAGTCATGAGCAGTTTCGTTGTAAACAATTTATTGATAAAGGAATAGGTTATGGAATGAAAGCTGTGCAGGTAGATGGAAATAATCTTTTAGAAGTTTATTCGACAGTTAAGAAATTGGCAGAAGAAATGAGAGAAAATCCTCGCCCTGTTTTATTGGAAATGATAACTTTCCGTATGCGTGGACACGAAGAAGCATCAGGAACTAAATATGTTCCAAAAGAACTTTTTGAGGTGTGGGAGAAAAAAGACCCAGTTATGAATTATGAAAAATTCTTGATAGAAAATGATATTCTGACAGAAGAAAAAACAAAAGAAATTAGAGAAGAATTTTTTTCAACCATTAAAAAGGCACTAGATACAGCTTTAGAATTACCTAAGATTGTTCCGAATACTGAGGAAGAAGAAGCTGATATGTATGCGCCTCACGAGCAAGAGCTTATTGCACCAATTAGTAGTAGTCAAACTCAAAAACGCTTAATCGATGCTATTTCGGATTCACTGCGCCAGAGCATGGAACGTTATCCAAGAATGACTATCATGGGACAAGATGTAGCCGATTATGGAGGAGTTTTTAAAATTACAGATGGTTTTGTTGAGCAGTTTGGAAAAGAACGTGTTAGAAATACACCTCTTTGTGAGTCTGCCATTGTGGGGGCTAGTTTAGGGCTTTCTATTCGTGGTTGGAAGGCTGTTATGGAAATGCAATTTGCTGATTTTGTTACCTGTGGATTTAATCAAATCATTAATAATTTGGCTAAATCTCATTACCGTTGGGGACAAAATGCTGATGTTGTGGTTCGTATGCCAACAGGTGCAGGTGTGGCAGCAGGACCTTTTCACTCTCAATCAAATGAAGCGTGGTTTGCTCATACACCAGGGTTAAAGGTAGTTTATCCTTCTTCGCCTTATGACGCAAAAGGACTTTTGAATGCTTCTATTGAAGACCCAAATCCAATTATTTTCTTCGAACATAAAGCTCTTTACCGTGCTATTTCAGAAGATATTTATGATGATTATTACACGCTTCCAATCGGAAAAGCTGCAACAGTTTCAGAAGGAGAAGATGTCAGTATTATTACTTATGGAATGGGCGTACATTGGGCAAAAAAGGCAGCTCAAGAACTGAATGAGGAGCTAGGAGAGAATCATTCTTTAGAAATCATTGATTTAAGAACGCTACTTCCTTGGGATAAAGAAACCGTTTCAGAAACTGTTAAGAAAACAGGAAAAGTAATTATTTTACACGAAGATTGCCTAACTGGTGGAATTGGTGGAGAAATTTCGGCTTGGATTGCAGAGCATCATTTTACAAATCTTGATGCACCAATTATGCGTGAGGGAAGTCTTGATACGGCTGTTCCATTTAGTGCAGATTTGGAGAAAAACTTCTTGCCTTATGAGCGTTTTGTCGATAAATTGAAAAAGCTTATTCAGTATTAG
- a CDS encoding HTTM domain-containing protein: MKNLLKEPTSIAPLVSFRILFGLLTFFSTLRFWYMGWIEKHYIKPVFHFKYFGFEWVEPLNSYGMYAVHILLLLASLGVAFGFLYRLSAFLLFLTFTYCQLIDITYYLNHYYFVSLMAFLLIFVPAHRFYSLDCIVFVNKSENQSKGFTSKIFSVSPSLLVSRAWILIFKFQLAITYFYAGLAKINSEWLFDAMPLKIWLPPHYDMPIFGFLMKYEMTAYIFSWAGMFYDLLIPFALFYKKTRWFAYVAVVGFHAMTGYLFQIGVFPVVMIALTLIFFEAKHHEKVLNFISFAIFSLLKKSKSIRYFTFYSTNKKQSSHLLLNPLRNFKFISNKWLYIIGIYLIFQILFPFRFMLYTEQSYNETLFWKEEGYRFSWRVMLMEKFGSATFYVKNPKTGREGVVDNSEFLNRHQEKQMSFQPDMILQYAHFLKEKYSTDENSDPIIRAEVYVTLNGRRSQLFFDPTLDLSEIEDGFLEKKWINSLK; this comes from the coding sequence ATGAAAAATCTCCTCAAAGAACCTACTTCAATAGCTCCTTTAGTAAGTTTCCGAATTTTATTTGGTTTACTCACTTTTTTTAGCACACTTCGTTTTTGGTATATGGGTTGGATAGAAAAGCATTATATCAAACCTGTTTTTCACTTCAAGTATTTTGGTTTTGAGTGGGTTGAGCCGTTGAATAGTTATGGAATGTATGCTGTTCATATACTTCTACTTTTGGCAAGTTTAGGAGTTGCCTTTGGTTTTTTGTATCGTCTTTCTGCTTTTTTGCTGTTTCTGACTTTTACATATTGTCAGCTCATTGATATTACGTATTATCTCAATCATTATTATTTTGTGAGTTTGATGGCTTTTCTGCTCATTTTTGTACCTGCTCATCGTTTTTACTCACTTGATTGTATTGTTTTTGTAAATAAATCTGAAAATCAAAGTAAAGGTTTTACTTCAAAAATCTTTTCTGTTTCTCCTTCTCTTTTAGTTTCTCGTGCTTGGATTCTAATTTTCAAATTTCAACTTGCCATTACTTATTTTTATGCAGGATTAGCCAAGATTAATTCTGAATGGCTTTTTGATGCAATGCCTCTCAAAATTTGGCTTCCTCCTCATTATGATATGCCGATTTTTGGTTTTCTGATGAAGTATGAAATGACAGCTTATATTTTTTCTTGGGCAGGAATGTTTTATGATTTGCTTATTCCTTTTGCTTTATTCTATAAAAAAACTCGTTGGTTTGCTTATGTTGCAGTTGTTGGTTTTCACGCCATGACAGGATATTTATTTCAGATTGGAGTTTTTCCTGTTGTTATGATTGCGCTTACCTTAATTTTCTTTGAAGCAAAACATCACGAAAAAGTATTGAATTTTATTAGTTTTGCTATCTTTTCATTACTTAAAAAATCAAAATCAATAAGGTATTTTACATTTTATTCTACCAACAAAAAACAGTCTTCTCATCTATTACTAAATCCTCTCAGAAATTTTAAATTCATTTCTAATAAGTGGCTTTATATAATAGGAATCTATTTGATTTTTCAAATTTTGTTTCCCTTTCGCTTTATGCTTTATACAGAACAGTCGTACAATGAAACGCTTTTTTGGAAAGAAGAAGGGTATCGTTTTTCTTGGCGAGTAATGCTTATGGAAAAGTTTGGAAGTGCTACCTTTTATGTCAAAAATCCAAAAACAGGAAGAGAAGGAGTAGTAGATAATAGTGAATTTTTGAATCGTCATCAAGAAAAACAAATGTCTTTTCAGCCAGATATGATTTTACAATACGCTCATTTTTTGAAAGAGAAATATAGCACAGACGAAAACTCAGACCCAATAATTAGAGCTGAAGTTTATGTTACATTAAATGGACGTAGAAGTCAGTTATTTTTTGACCCAACTCTTGATTTGAGTGAAATTGAGGATGGTTTTTTAGAAAAGAAGTGGATTAATTCTTTGAAATAA
- a CDS encoding carbon-nitrogen hydrolase family protein, protein MAIDNSEKLITPSSESEHVLKLRTVLPTDAEDIEEISKLIYSKDQAWTKKDVTKLLEIFPEGQICIEDKGKVVAYALSMAIDYAKYGDNHTYYDIVKDNFVNHDGDGDILYGIEVSVNPNSRNMRLGRRLYDARKELCENLNLKGIVAGGRMPNFSKYSDEVTPRQYIEKVRQKEIYDPVLTFQLSNGFHVKKVLRNYMPDDFESEAYASLLKWDNIYYEEKPVLVNQPKEVIRIGVVQWQMRNVKSVESFFENVEFFVDALSSYRADFVLFPEFFNVPLMAEFNEEDTAKAIRKLAEYTEEVRDKLVGYAVSYNVNIIGGSLPLLENGKLYNVSYLCRRDGTWDVQYKIHITPSEVDDYGMTGGNKVKVFETDVAKIGILICYDSEFPELSRMMADEGMQLLFVPFSTDMQNGYMRVRVCSQARAVENECYVAIAGSVGNLPKVKNMDIQYAQSAVFSPSDYSFPNNAIIAEATPNSEMTMIADVNLDLLKELHNHGSVRNLKDRRKDIYSLKWKDKKETK, encoded by the coding sequence ATGGCAATAGATAATTCCGAAAAACTTATTACTCCTTCATCAGAATCAGAACACGTATTAAAACTGCGTACCGTTTTGCCCACAGATGCAGAGGATATTGAAGAGATTTCAAAGCTAATTTATTCAAAAGACCAAGCATGGACAAAGAAAGACGTAACAAAACTACTTGAAATTTTCCCAGAAGGACAAATATGTATAGAAGACAAAGGAAAAGTAGTAGCCTATGCACTAAGTATGGCTATTGATTATGCAAAATATGGAGATAATCATACCTACTACGATATTGTAAAAGATAATTTTGTCAATCACGATGGAGATGGTGATATTCTTTATGGAATAGAGGTAAGCGTAAATCCAAATAGCAGAAATATGCGTTTGGGAAGGCGTTTGTACGATGCTCGTAAGGAGCTTTGTGAGAACTTGAATTTGAAAGGTATTGTTGCTGGTGGTCGTATGCCAAATTTTAGTAAATATTCTGATGAAGTAACACCTAGACAATACATAGAGAAAGTAAGGCAAAAAGAAATCTATGACCCAGTTTTGACATTTCAGCTCAGTAATGGTTTTCACGTAAAGAAAGTATTGCGTAACTATATGCCAGATGATTTTGAGTCGGAAGCGTATGCAAGTCTCTTGAAGTGGGATAATATTTATTATGAAGAAAAACCTGTTCTTGTTAATCAACCTAAAGAGGTAATTCGTATCGGTGTGGTGCAATGGCAGATGCGTAATGTAAAATCTGTAGAATCATTTTTTGAGAATGTAGAGTTTTTTGTAGATGCGCTTAGTTCATATCGTGCTGATTTTGTTTTGTTTCCAGAGTTCTTTAATGTCCCTTTGATGGCAGAATTTAATGAGGAAGATACAGCCAAAGCCATCAGAAAACTAGCAGAATATACAGAAGAAGTAAGAGACAAATTAGTAGGTTATGCTGTTTCGTATAATGTAAATATTATTGGTGGTAGTTTGCCTTTGTTAGAAAATGGTAAACTTTATAATGTTTCTTATTTGTGTCGTCGTGATGGAACTTGGGATGTTCAGTACAAAATACATATTACACCGAGTGAAGTAGATGATTATGGAATGACAGGAGGAAATAAAGTAAAAGTCTTTGAAACTGATGTTGCCAAAATTGGTATTCTGATTTGTTATGATTCAGAGTTTCCAGAGCTTTCTCGTATGATGGCTGATGAAGGAATGCAGCTTTTATTTGTTCCTTTTTCTACCGATATGCAGAATGGTTATATGCGTGTGCGTGTATGTTCACAGGCTCGTGCTGTTGAGAATGAATGTTATGTAGCAATTGCTGGTAGTGTGGGTAACCTTCCAAAGGTAAAAAATATGGATATTCAGTATGCACAATCGGCTGTTTTTTCGCCTTCAGATTATTCTTTTCCTAATAATGCTATTATTGCAGAAGCAACACCAAATTCAGAAATGACAATGATTGCAGATGTGAATCTTGATTTATTGAAAGAATTACATAACCATGGAAGCGTAAGAAATCTTAAAGACCGTAGAAAAGATATTTATTCTTTGAAGTGGAAGGATAAAAAAGAAACTAAATAA
- a CDS encoding YbaB/EbfC family nucleoid-associated protein — translation MKDMMKMFGKVKEMQSKLQEVQEQLVNITAEGEAGGGMVKAVANGKKQVIKLDIDPDIIKSDDKEMLQDLIVAAVNKALEGAEEKSKEHMQKSTEGMMPNIPGMDLGGMGM, via the coding sequence ATGAAAGACATGATGAAAATGTTTGGCAAAGTAAAAGAAATGCAGTCCAAACTACAAGAAGTACAAGAGCAACTCGTAAACATTACCGCCGAAGGAGAAGCAGGTGGTGGAATGGTAAAGGCAGTTGCCAACGGAAAAAAACAAGTGATTAAATTAGATATTGACCCAGATATTATAAAATCTGATGATAAAGAAATGTTACAAGATTTAATAGTTGCTGCCGTAAATAAAGCATTAGAAGGAGCAGAAGAAAAAAGCAAAGAGCATATGCAAAAAAGCACAGAAGGAATGATGCCTAATATTCCAGGAATGGATTTGGGTGGAATGGGAATGTAA